From the Acidilutibacter cellobiosedens genome, one window contains:
- a CDS encoding class IV adenylate cyclase encodes MSKELEVKILDIDSKKMEEKLKNIGAKLIKKEYQINIIIDGKDNYIQQKLNSYLRIRETQDLMSNKVKDTFTLKQNISKDGIRENIETDVDIDNKEKLIYILKTLGLNVIHEGKKKRISYMYGKVRFDIDTWDKDTYPYPYMEIEVEKKEDLKKILELLGIDRNKISTKSIAELREDLRINL; translated from the coding sequence ATGAGTAAGGAATTAGAAGTAAAAATATTAGATATAGATTCAAAGAAAATGGAGGAAAAACTCAAAAATATTGGAGCAAAATTGATAAAAAAAGAATACCAGATTAATATAATAATTGATGGAAAAGACAATTATATTCAACAAAAATTAAACAGTTATTTAAGAATCAGAGAAACTCAAGATTTAATGTCCAATAAGGTAAAAGATACCTTTACTTTAAAACAAAATATTTCTAAAGATGGGATAAGAGAAAATATTGAAACCGATGTAGACATCGATAATAAGGAAAAACTTATATATATACTAAAAACTTTAGGGCTTAATGTAATACATGAAGGAAAGAAAAAAAGAATTTCTTATATGTATGGGAAAGTCAGATTCGATATAGATACGTGGGATAAAGACACATATCCTTATCCTTATATGGAAATAGAAGTTGAGAAGAAAGAAGATTTGAAAAAAATATTAGAACTATTGGGAATAGATAGAAATAAGATAAGCACAAAATCGATTGCTGAATTAAGGGAGGATTTAAGGATTAATTTGTAA
- a CDS encoding flavodoxin, with protein MKKLSIIYWSGTGNTEEMANIIYESAKEQGAEVILKFVNEAALEDISESDVTALGCPAMGDEVLEESEMEPFIESIEDKISGKKLALFGSYGWGDGKWMIDWEERMSSKGANIIHDALIINGKPESDEDTNLCREFGKSLVK; from the coding sequence ATGAAAAAATTAAGTATAATATATTGGAGCGGTACGGGGAATACAGAAGAGATGGCAAATATTATATATGAGAGTGCGAAAGAACAAGGAGCCGAAGTTATACTTAAGTTTGTAAATGAGGCAGCTTTAGAAGATATATCAGAATCCGATGTAACGGCTTTAGGGTGTCCTGCCATGGGAGATGAAGTATTGGAAGAAAGCGAAATGGAACCATTTATAGAATCCATTGAAGATAAAATCAGCGGTAAGAAATTAGCTTTATTTGGTTCTTATGGATGGGGAGACGGAAAATGGATGATAGATTGGGAAGAAAGAATGAGTTCCAAGGGAGCTAATATAATACATGATGCCTTAATAATTAATGGAAAACCGGAATCTGATGAAGATACAAATCTTTGCAGAGAATTTGGAAAATCATTAGTTAAGTAA
- a CDS encoding DUF378 domain-containing protein, producing MDAFALILVIIGAINWGIIAIFRFDFIATIFGGSSNILSRLIYGLIGLSGLYCIKFLLRNREKIK from the coding sequence ATGGATGCATTTGCTCTAATATTAGTAATAATTGGTGCTATAAATTGGGGTATCATAGCAATATTCAGGTTTGACTTTATAGCTACCATATTTGGAGGTTCTTCCAATATATTGAGCCGATTAATATATGGATTAATAGGTTTATCAGGGCTGTACTGTATAAAATTTCTATTGAGAAACAGAGAAAAAATTAAATAA
- a CDS encoding L,D-transpeptidase gives MKYNQRWSLIFIFLMILTGCNSNISEKPNTDKGTEKENPEEGYYNFVERDINSISINEENKITDKMSKSNRKILSMADSKNLNTNNNFVLLRTFNTQLPQGLALNLSYKKHLMPYDYFLTTKDNVKVYNMPSVDGNVVGEFNSLEKINLLSEVKGEYIESTKSQKWYAVTWEDNDLGILYGFVPNGSGEIRSFKFDTMFSNLKKLEDELNKGKYGYISNYRDANGSPPLINNKGIDKYGVQAYQSAPAYSDLNNKKEFRYFPDGMIVFVQGDVKGYYKVKALGYEGTYWIPKEYVSFDNNIDKLTKAVVVDVTNQNQAVFEKISGSWNMVSYNLATTGVRSEKMFETPIGNFKVQEKKDKFEYLNDATGEIAGYAPYAIRFSQGGYIHGIPVEYVKKDGEKIDPGMKEELATLGTFPRSHKCVRNYTSHAKFLYNWVSPNDTSVIVFK, from the coding sequence TTGAAATATAATCAGAGATGGTCTTTGATTTTTATTTTTTTAATGATTCTTACCGGATGCAATTCAAATATTTCGGAAAAACCCAATACGGATAAAGGAACAGAAAAAGAAAATCCCGAAGAGGGTTATTATAATTTTGTTGAGAGAGATATAAATTCGATTAGCATTAATGAAGAAAATAAAATTACCGATAAAATGAGTAAGAGCAATAGAAAAATTTTATCTATGGCGGATTCCAAGAACTTAAATACAAACAATAATTTTGTTCTTTTAAGAACTTTTAATACTCAACTGCCCCAAGGATTAGCGTTGAATTTAAGTTATAAAAAACACTTAATGCCCTATGATTATTTTTTAACTACCAAAGATAATGTGAAAGTATATAATATGCCTTCTGTTGATGGAAATGTAGTGGGAGAATTTAATAGTTTGGAAAAAATAAATCTGTTAAGTGAGGTTAAGGGCGAATATATAGAGAGCACAAAATCTCAAAAATGGTATGCAGTGACATGGGAAGATAATGATTTGGGTATTTTGTACGGTTTTGTTCCTAATGGTTCGGGAGAGATAAGGAGTTTTAAATTTGATACCATGTTTTCAAATTTAAAAAAATTAGAGGATGAATTAAATAAAGGAAAATATGGATATATTTCTAATTATCGCGATGCTAACGGTTCGCCTCCCCTTATAAATAACAAAGGAATCGACAAATATGGAGTTCAGGCTTATCAAAGTGCTCCCGCATATTCTGATTTAAACAATAAAAAAGAATTCAGATATTTTCCCGATGGAATGATAGTATTTGTTCAAGGAGATGTTAAAGGGTACTACAAGGTTAAGGCTTTAGGATATGAAGGGACGTATTGGATTCCCAAAGAGTATGTATCCTTTGATAACAATATTGATAAACTTACCAAAGCGGTGGTTGTTGATGTAACCAATCAAAACCAAGCAGTATTTGAAAAAATATCGGGAAGCTGGAATATGGTTTCTTATAATTTGGCAACTACGGGAGTAAGAAGTGAAAAGATGTTTGAAACTCCTATAGGAAATTTTAAAGTCCAAGAAAAGAAGGACAAATTTGAGTATTTAAATGATGCCACCGGAGAAATAGCGGGATATGCTCCTTATGCCATAAGATTCAGTCAAGGGGGATATATTCATGGAATTCCTGTAGAATATGTAAAAAAAGACGGAGAAAAAATCGATCCGGGTATGAAGGAGGAATTAGCTACCTTGGGAACATTTCCGAGATCCCATAAATGTGTGAGGAATTATACAAGCCACGCTAAATTTTTATATAACTGGGTAAGTCCAAATGATACGTCAGTAATAGTATTTAAATAA
- a CDS encoding methyl-accepting chemotaxis protein has product MKNSKILLLEIVKIATVIGFMVLFGKEGNWIYVAGAIIIIVFDLIIKRLFKSSKQVDELKTGIKEVAEGNLSKKFSAKDVEFKEIADNLNKIMQDYRSALAQILYNSEQTSNVTKKLASATEDTNKALEDIAKSVEHMVGGASQQENMIESVIKETKNLEEISNDTSNENVKIHEQWEKTNKDFDESKHNLEDLADGMVSRTSNNRNVLDKAKEMSQNIKEINNIVGLVRGISEQTNMLALNAAIEAARAGEYGKGFSVVADEVRKLAEETKKATDNIDNMIMKFGNEISFFLNNLEESINKELLDTEKVQSTKSSFEKMTKSLSEVDIVINNTKNKMETQKDVLKKVLDSLTEVFQISQETAAGTEEISASVEEQSAIMAEISRDASALDSRNEESKNILQSSSKIKIEKNKLDNIINNNKKIITELAGRDEIRQVKDNCKGVFKEFLKKYPGIDAIYFYDINGKLLADSEEGMDYIDPSDRPWFQEAIKGEVYVSDLYLGIDCKKVIVTASSPVYNLQNEIVGIIGLDSIIES; this is encoded by the coding sequence TTGAAAAATAGTAAAATTTTATTGCTGGAAATTGTGAAAATAGCAACTGTAATAGGTTTTATGGTTTTATTCGGGAAAGAGGGCAACTGGATATATGTTGCAGGAGCAATTATAATTATTGTATTTGATTTAATAATTAAAAGATTATTTAAGAGTTCAAAACAGGTTGATGAATTAAAAACCGGTATTAAAGAAGTAGCTGAAGGAAATTTATCTAAAAAGTTCAGTGCTAAAGATGTGGAATTCAAGGAAATAGCGGATAACCTAAATAAAATTATGCAGGATTATCGATCAGCTTTGGCACAAATACTTTATAATTCGGAACAGACTTCTAATGTAACAAAAAAATTAGCTTCTGCAACGGAAGATACCAATAAGGCTTTGGAAGACATCGCGAAATCCGTAGAACACATGGTGGGAGGGGCTTCCCAACAAGAAAATATGATCGAGTCTGTAATTAAAGAGACAAAAAATTTAGAAGAGATTTCAAATGATACATCTAATGAAAATGTCAAAATTCATGAGCAGTGGGAAAAGACCAATAAGGATTTTGATGAAAGCAAACATAATTTGGAGGATTTAGCTGACGGAATGGTCAGCAGGACTTCCAATAATAGAAATGTATTGGACAAAGCAAAAGAAATGTCCCAAAATATTAAAGAAATAAATAACATAGTAGGGTTGGTAAGAGGAATTTCAGAACAAACAAATATGCTTGCATTAAATGCGGCTATTGAAGCTGCCAGAGCAGGTGAATATGGGAAAGGTTTTTCAGTGGTAGCAGATGAAGTCAGAAAATTAGCAGAGGAAACAAAGAAGGCCACAGATAATATAGACAACATGATAATGAAGTTTGGAAATGAAATAAGCTTTTTTCTAAATAATTTGGAAGAAAGCATTAATAAAGAATTATTGGATACGGAAAAAGTCCAAAGTACTAAGTCCTCTTTTGAAAAAATGACTAAATCTTTGTCAGAGGTTGATATTGTTATAAATAATACCAAAAATAAGATGGAGACTCAGAAAGATGTTCTTAAAAAAGTATTGGATAGCTTAACGGAAGTATTTCAGATATCTCAGGAAACGGCAGCCGGTACTGAGGAAATTTCCGCTTCTGTTGAAGAACAAAGTGCCATAATGGCGGAGATTTCTCGTGATGCAAGTGCCTTGGATTCAAGAAATGAAGAATCGAAGAATATATTGCAATCCAGTTCGAAAATCAAGATTGAAAAAAATAAATTAGATAACATTATAAATAATAACAAAAAAATAATAACTGAGTTGGCCGGCAGAGATGAAATAAGGCAGGTTAAAGATAATTGCAAAGGTGTGTTTAAAGAATTTTTAAAGAAATATCCCGGCATCGATGCCATATACTTTTATGATATAAATGGAAAATTGCTTGCAGACAGTGAGGAAGGAATGGATTATATAGATCCTTCAGACAGGCCTTGGTTTCAAGAAGCCATTAAAGGAGAAGTTTATGTTTCCGATCTTTACCTGGGCATAGATTGTAAGAAGGTAATAGTTACAGCTTCATCTCCTGTTTATAATCTACAGAACGAAATTGTAGGAATAATAGGTCTTGACTCCATAATAGAAAGTTAA
- the ppsA gene encoding phosphoenolpyruvate synthase codes for MTYKYIKWFDEISKEDIPIVGGKGANLGELTQKGVSVPPGFCITAKAYSDFISKEELGDKIRRKIEGLDIEDSAKLQMRSLEIRDIINNSPMPNEIKEEIERAYKEFSIKTRIENPFVAVRSSATAEDLPEASFAGQQDTYLHISRIDEVLRYTRKCWASLWTARAIYYREKQNFDHFQVSLSVVIQKMINSEKSGVMFTANPITNDVNQLMINASWGLGEAVVSGTVSPDEYILDKCNKKVVEKHISEKVVMVVKNEEDIGTVEVRVSDFLGYDFINKQCLTEEEIDELAEYGIKIENIYENYEDIEWGFDKDTKKLYILQARPITTLKNRVKKEVNSMGEKKELNVLTKGLSASPGIACGNVKNISNISEISRIEDGDVIVTVMTNPDMVPAMRRARAVVTDEGGRTCHAAIVSRELGIPCIVGTKTATETLKEGMSITVDATRGVVYEGKVFKKEKEDTGKSDISSQNPAALDNLVYQLSPITATKIYMNLGEPSIINRYKELPFDGIGLMRTEFIFTNMIGAHPMYLVKTNQGKVLIDKMSEGITTVAQAIYPKPIVVRLSDFRTNEFRGLKGGDEVEPVENNPMIGWRGVSRYISPEYEEGFRLECRALKKVREEYGLTNVWAMLPFVRTTWELVKVKEIMASEGLVQGNNFKLWIMAEVPSVVFEAEEFAQLVDGFSIGSNDLTQLIMGADRDSGILNNMGYFDERNEAVKKAISILIKATHKYGKTISICGQGPSQYPEFAEFLVQEGIDSMSVNPDTVNYTRRLVASVEQRIILKQARKLK; via the coding sequence ATGACATACAAATATATAAAATGGTTTGACGAAATCAGTAAAGAAGATATACCTATAGTAGGGGGAAAGGGAGCAAATTTAGGAGAACTGACACAAAAGGGAGTAAGCGTACCGCCCGGGTTTTGTATTACTGCAAAAGCATATAGTGATTTTATATCGAAGGAAGAATTGGGAGATAAAATTAGAAGAAAGATAGAAGGATTAGATATAGAGGATTCAGCGAAGCTACAGATGAGAAGTTTGGAAATAAGGGATATTATTAATAATTCTCCTATGCCAAATGAAATAAAAGAGGAAATAGAAAGAGCATATAAAGAATTTAGTATAAAAACGAGAATTGAAAATCCATTTGTTGCTGTCAGAAGTTCTGCAACGGCCGAAGATTTACCTGAAGCTTCTTTTGCAGGTCAACAGGATACATACCTGCATATCAGCCGTATAGATGAAGTATTAAGGTACACCAGAAAATGCTGGGCATCTCTTTGGACAGCAAGAGCAATTTATTATAGAGAGAAACAAAATTTTGATCATTTTCAGGTTTCATTAAGTGTAGTCATTCAGAAGATGATTAACAGCGAAAAATCTGGGGTAATGTTTACGGCTAATCCCATAACAAATGATGTTAATCAGTTAATGATAAATGCCAGTTGGGGTTTGGGGGAAGCTGTTGTGTCGGGAACTGTTAGTCCGGATGAATATATTCTTGATAAATGCAATAAAAAAGTAGTCGAGAAGCATATTTCCGAAAAGGTTGTAATGGTAGTTAAAAACGAGGAAGATATCGGAACGGTGGAAGTAAGGGTATCGGACTTTTTAGGATATGATTTTATCAATAAGCAGTGTCTGACAGAAGAAGAAATAGATGAATTGGCCGAATATGGCATAAAAATTGAAAATATCTATGAAAATTATGAAGATATCGAGTGGGGATTCGATAAGGATACAAAGAAATTATATATATTGCAGGCGAGACCTATTACTACATTAAAAAATAGAGTAAAGAAAGAGGTGAATTCTATGGGAGAAAAGAAAGAATTAAATGTACTTACTAAAGGATTATCGGCTTCGCCGGGAATTGCATGCGGAAATGTAAAGAATATTTCAAATATCAGCGAGATTTCAAGAATAGAAGATGGGGATGTTATTGTAACGGTGATGACTAATCCGGATATGGTCCCAGCCATGAGAAGAGCCCGTGCAGTAGTTACCGACGAGGGAGGAAGAACGTGCCATGCGGCAATTGTTTCAAGGGAATTGGGAATTCCATGTATAGTGGGAACTAAAACCGCTACCGAAACTCTTAAGGAAGGAATGAGTATAACGGTAGATGCAACAAGGGGAGTAGTATATGAAGGAAAGGTATTTAAGAAGGAAAAAGAAGACACAGGGAAATCAGATATATCTTCCCAAAATCCCGCGGCATTAGACAATTTAGTATATCAATTGTCTCCTATTACGGCAACTAAAATATATATGAATTTGGGAGAACCTTCAATTATAAATAGATATAAAGAATTACCTTTCGATGGGATTGGACTTATGAGAACCGAATTTATATTTACTAATATGATAGGAGCCCATCCTATGTATTTGGTTAAGACAAATCAAGGTAAAGTACTTATAGATAAGATGTCGGAAGGAATAACTACGGTTGCTCAAGCAATATATCCGAAGCCTATTGTTGTGAGACTTAGTGATTTCAGGACTAACGAGTTCAGGGGTTTAAAAGGCGGAGATGAAGTAGAACCCGTTGAAAATAACCCCATGATAGGATGGAGAGGCGTATCACGATATATATCTCCTGAATACGAGGAAGGTTTTAGACTTGAATGTAGGGCACTTAAGAAGGTAAGGGAGGAATACGGACTTACTAATGTTTGGGCGATGCTTCCATTTGTAAGGACTACTTGGGAACTGGTAAAGGTTAAGGAAATAATGGCATCGGAAGGACTGGTACAAGGAAATAATTTTAAATTGTGGATAATGGCAGAAGTTCCTTCCGTAGTATTTGAAGCAGAAGAGTTTGCTCAATTGGTTGATGGTTTCAGTATAGGAAGTAACGACCTTACTCAATTGATAATGGGAGCAGACAGGGATTCCGGGATATTAAATAATATGGGTTATTTTGATGAAAGAAATGAAGCAGTAAAGAAAGCAATATCCATATTAATTAAAGCTACACATAAATACGGAAAGACTATTTCCATATGCGGCCAAGGGCCGTCCCAATATCCTGAATTCGCAGAATTCTTAGTTCAAGAGGGAATTGACAGTATGAGCGTCAATCCTGATACGGTCAATTATACCAGAAGGTTGGTTGCCTCTGTTGAACAGAGAATTATACTTAAGCAAGCAAGAAAATTAAAATAG
- a CDS encoding CDIF630_02480 family spore surface protein: protein MKKKKTKVKKPDMPIEPQSMNAYDDTEKLKPESKVSIPSLRGVIEAKKWVEENKK from the coding sequence ATGAAAAAGAAAAAAACAAAGGTTAAAAAACCCGATATGCCCATTGAACCTCAAAGTATGAATGCTTATGACGATACGGAAAAATTAAAACCTGAATCTAAAGTATCCATACCAAGTCTCAGAGGAGTTATAGAAGCCAAAAAATGGGTGGAAGAAAATAAAAAGTAG
- a CDS encoding HD domain-containing protein, with protein MDFKELDREIEFIVELDKMKSIFRQTSLINGTRRENDAEHSWHLALMTMILSEYADNKIDEFKVIKMVVIHDLVEIYAGDTFCYDEKGNMDKKERELKAAEKIFGMIPGKKGEELRSLWEEFEAMKTDEALFAASMDRLQPFIMNYNSSGGTWKKFNISKKQILNRIAPLKRSSKVLNDYAERLIEDSFKKGYITKE; from the coding sequence ATGGACTTCAAGGAATTAGATAGGGAAATTGAATTTATTGTAGAACTGGACAAGATGAAGAGCATATTCAGACAGACGAGTCTTATAAACGGTACAAGGAGAGAAAATGATGCGGAACACTCTTGGCATTTAGCATTGATGACTATGATATTATCGGAATATGCCGATAACAAGATTGATGAATTTAAGGTAATAAAGATGGTGGTGATCCATGATTTGGTCGAAATATACGCAGGAGATACATTTTGTTATGATGAGAAAGGAAATATGGATAAAAAAGAAAGAGAACTTAAAGCAGCGGAGAAAATATTCGGAATGATTCCGGGGAAGAAAGGAGAAGAATTGAGGTCCCTTTGGGAGGAATTTGAGGCAATGAAAACGGATGAAGCCTTATTTGCAGCTTCCATGGACAGACTTCAACCCTTTATAATGAATTATAATTCTTCGGGAGGAACATGGAAAAAATTTAATATTTCAAAAAAACAGATACTTAATAGAATTGCCCCGTTGAAAAGAAGTTCAAAAGTGCTTAATGATTATGCGGAGAGACTAATTGAAGATTCTTTCAAGAAAGGATATATAACTAAAGAATAA
- a CDS encoding GNAT family N-acetyltransferase codes for MKTIRLVQETDAAEILAIYEFYIKETAITFECETPSLDEFRNRIKEISSEYPYIVCLSDKKIIGYAYAHRQMERAAYQWNAELSVYIDKNCLRCGVGKALYNTLIEILQMQNVRNVYGGITSPNENSKKLHEHLGFKKLGVYHNTGYKCGAWHDVAWFEKTIGNYDLDPKPFLSIREIDKKTIMEILNRHNELLNSMLAE; via the coding sequence ATGAAAACAATTAGACTGGTTCAGGAAACAGATGCCGCAGAAATTCTGGCAATATATGAGTTCTACATTAAAGAAACAGCTATTACTTTTGAATGTGAGACTCCTTCCTTAGATGAATTTAGAAATCGCATAAAGGAAATATCATCCGAATATCCTTATATAGTCTGCTTGTCGGATAAAAAAATTATTGGATACGCATATGCGCACAGACAAATGGAGCGGGCTGCGTATCAATGGAATGCAGAGTTGTCTGTGTACATTGATAAAAACTGTTTGCGCTGCGGAGTGGGCAAAGCACTTTACAATACCTTGATTGAGATATTGCAGATGCAAAATGTGCGCAACGTATATGGGGGCATTACATCTCCTAACGAAAATAGCAAAAAATTGCATGAACACCTCGGATTTAAAAAATTAGGTGTATACCACAACACAGGATATAAGTGCGGCGCATGGCATGATGTTGCATGGTTTGAAAAGACTATTGGAAATTACGATCTTGACCCTAAACCATTCTTATCAATTCGAGAAATTGACAAGAAAACAATTATGGAAATATTGAATCGTCATAATGAATTGCTTAATTCCATGTTAGCAGAATAA
- a CDS encoding MetQ/NlpA family ABC transporter substrate-binding protein, which produces MKKFSLILIAILIFTLLTGCGKKESAENVIKIGVSPEPHKAIVDLIKDDLEKEGIKLEVIEFTDYVKPNTALADKEIDANFFQHLPYMNEFKEKQNINIVSIGAVHIEPMGLYSKKYKSIDEIPNGSTIAIPNDPTNGGRALLLLQENGIIKLKDPDNILSTENDIAENPKNLKFEALEAAQLPRVLGDVDGAVINGNYALEANLVPTKNALILEDKSSPYANIVAVRGGEENQEKFQKLIKALQSEKVKKFIEEKYNGGVIPAF; this is translated from the coding sequence ATGAAAAAATTCAGTTTAATATTAATTGCCATTTTAATTTTTACTTTGCTCACCGGGTGCGGGAAAAAAGAAAGTGCAGAAAATGTAATAAAAATCGGAGTTTCTCCCGAACCTCACAAAGCAATTGTAGATTTGATTAAAGATGATTTAGAAAAAGAGGGAATTAAACTCGAAGTAATTGAATTTACCGACTATGTAAAGCCAAATACGGCCTTAGCCGACAAAGAAATCGATGCTAATTTCTTTCAACATCTCCCTTATATGAACGAATTTAAAGAAAAGCAAAATATAAATATCGTATCTATAGGTGCTGTTCATATTGAACCCATGGGATTATATTCCAAAAAATACAAATCCATAGATGAAATTCCCAACGGAAGTACCATTGCGATTCCAAATGATCCTACAAACGGAGGAAGAGCACTTCTGCTTCTTCAGGAAAACGGAATAATAAAATTAAAAGATCCGGATAATATTTTGTCTACAGAAAATGATATCGCAGAAAATCCAAAGAACTTAAAATTTGAGGCATTGGAAGCCGCTCAATTGCCAAGAGTACTCGGAGATGTAGATGGTGCTGTAATCAACGGAAATTATGCCCTTGAAGCTAATCTTGTTCCTACGAAAAATGCTTTAATACTTGAAGATAAAAGCTCCCCTTATGCTAATATAGTTGCTGTAAGAGGCGGAGAAGAAAACCAAGAAAAATTCCAGAAATTAATAAAAGCTCTCCAAAGCGAAAAGGTAAAAAAATTCATTGAAGAAAAATATAATGGCGGAGTAATCCCTGCATTTTAG
- a CDS encoding methionine ABC transporter permease yields MGQLVYEATLETIYMVFFSTIFSLLLGFPLGVLLTITERGGIWEKLMLNQILEGIINILRSFPFIILMILVFPVSRIIVGTTIGTTATIVPLSISAAPFVARVIEEALKKVDKGVVEASLAMGATVRQIIFKVLIPEAMPSLVSGITLTVINLIGYSAMAGAIGGGGLGNLAIRYGLYGFQTDIMVVSVIIIIILVQGIQLFGNKLAHKLNKK; encoded by the coding sequence ATGGGGCAACTGGTATATGAAGCAACTTTAGAAACTATATATATGGTATTTTTCTCTACTATATTTTCTCTCCTTTTAGGATTCCCTTTAGGTGTATTATTAACAATTACCGAAAGAGGCGGAATATGGGAGAAGCTTATGTTAAATCAGATTCTGGAAGGAATAATCAATATTCTAAGATCCTTTCCTTTTATCATACTCATGATCCTCGTTTTTCCCGTATCCAGAATTATTGTGGGAACGACCATCGGAACGACTGCTACAATTGTCCCTCTTTCCATTTCTGCCGCTCCATTCGTTGCAAGAGTAATAGAAGAGGCATTAAAAAAGGTAGATAAAGGAGTCGTGGAAGCAAGTTTAGCCATGGGAGCTACAGTCAGACAAATCATATTTAAAGTATTGATTCCCGAAGCTATGCCTTCCTTAGTGTCAGGAATTACCCTAACTGTTATCAATTTAATCGGCTATTCTGCTATGGCAGGAGCTATCGGAGGAGGTGGTTTGGGAAATCTGGCCATAAGATATGGGCTCTATGGATTTCAAACCGACATAATGGTAGTTTCCGTAATAATAATTATTATTCTGGTTCAGGGAATACAGCTATTTGGCAATAAATTGGCTCACAAATTAAATAAAAAATAA
- a CDS encoding methionine ABC transporter ATP-binding protein: MITIENLSKTYIQDNKKIIALKNINLNIEKGEIFGIIGLSGAGKSTLIRCINRLEEPDSGKIIIDNVNITNLNKNELREERKGIGMIFQSFNLLSSKNVYDNIAFPLRLEKMDKKDIDKRTKELVKYVELEDKINSYPAQLSGGQKQRVAVGRALANNPKVLLSDEGTSALDPITTKSILALLKKIRDEFNVTIIMITHQMEVVKDICDRVAIIENGKIIESNTVEELFRHPKTKISRSFINSLNINTDEFVPLPKIDHGKLIRLSFSKENARKPVVSDMIKKFNISVNILSGNIYDLNKTSVGYLIVQVDGENEEIEKSLSWLNNQGINFEVI, translated from the coding sequence TTGATTACCATTGAAAACTTATCAAAAACTTATATACAAGATAATAAAAAAATTATTGCTTTAAAAAATATAAATTTAAACATAGAAAAAGGTGAGATATTTGGAATAATAGGGTTGAGCGGTGCAGGTAAATCAACTCTTATCAGATGTATAAATCGTCTTGAAGAACCTGACAGCGGAAAAATAATAATTGATAATGTGAATATCACAAATTTGAATAAAAATGAACTGAGAGAAGAAAGAAAGGGAATAGGAATGATATTTCAGAGCTTTAACCTTCTTTCCTCAAAAAATGTATACGATAATATAGCCTTTCCATTGCGATTGGAAAAAATGGATAAAAAAGACATAGATAAAAGAACAAAAGAACTCGTGAAATATGTTGAATTAGAAGATAAAATAAATTCCTATCCAGCCCAGTTAAGCGGGGGTCAAAAACAAAGAGTAGCAGTAGGAAGAGCATTAGCAAATAACCCTAAAGTACTCCTCAGTGATGAAGGTACTTCCGCATTGGATCCGATAACCACCAAATCGATTTTGGCATTGCTAAAAAAAATAAGAGATGAATTCAATGTCACCATAATCATGATTACTCATCAAATGGAAGTGGTTAAGGATATTTGTGACAGAGTCGCTATCATAGAAAACGGTAAAATAATAGAATCAAATACTGTCGAAGAATTATTCAGACATCCTAAGACAAAAATTAGTCGTTCTTTTATAAACAGCCTGAATATAAACACCGATGAATTCGTTCCACTGCCTAAAATTGATCACGGAAAATTAATAAGACTAAGCTTTAGTAAAGAAAACGCAAGAAAACCGGTTGTATCCGATATGATAAAAAAATTTAATATTTCTGTAAACATACTTTCCGGAAATATTTACGATCTAAATAAAACGAGCGTTGGATATTTGATTGTTCAAGTAGACGGAGAAAATGAAGAAATAGAAAAGTCCCTATCTTGGCTTAATAATCAAGGTATCAATTTCGAGGTGATTTAA
- a CDS encoding spore coat protein, protein MQEKDMVSDVLTGTKASIESYTKAITECSNQQLRSTLQQLRNEAEQFQYQLFQIAEKKGYYNPAPPADQKSIQTVKTGLSSGMSGTSGMNMH, encoded by the coding sequence ATGCAAGAAAAAGATATGGTAAGTGATGTTTTGACAGGAACGAAAGCCAGTATAGAATCTTATACCAAAGCTATAACGGAATGTTCCAATCAGCAATTGAGGAGCACATTGCAGCAACTTAGAAATGAAGCGGAACAATTTCAATATCAGTTATTCCAAATAGCAGAAAAAAAAGGATACTATAATCCGGCTCCTCCTGCTGATCAAAAATCTATTCAGACTGTTAAAACCGGCCTTTCATCTGGAATGTCCGGGACTTCAGGAATGAATATGCATTAA